From the genome of Thermogutta terrifontis, one region includes:
- a CDS encoding DUF4921 family protein, with protein MGAISTDKKPEFRKDPLTGRWVIIAPGRSQRPQDYDTAVRRVRSGPCPFCEGNESETTPEVLARRHPNSEPNGPGWRVRVVSNKYPAVCSGMPAADSTFAASCFPGLGIHDVIVDTPRHVASLTDMAISEVTELLDVFRERLAQLSNEPYLEYALIFKNVGPTAGASLEHSHSQLLAIPMVPPLFGSELEAARRWSEREGQCYYCQLLSQEQAGGDRIVLRHSGFTAFCPFVSRFAYEIWIFPDTHAERFEAMTPGSLSSLAETIQSVLKAIETRLGKPGYNVLLHTAPFRKKTPYFHWRIEILPSVSRAAGFEWGTGIHINPVFPEEAAQTLRGS; from the coding sequence ATGGGCGCGATTTCAACAGATAAAAAACCGGAATTTCGGAAAGATCCCCTCACGGGTCGGTGGGTCATTATCGCCCCGGGCCGGTCTCAACGCCCCCAGGACTATGACACGGCCGTCCGCCGCGTGCGGTCAGGTCCATGCCCCTTCTGTGAGGGGAACGAAAGCGAAACGACCCCCGAAGTGCTTGCCCGCCGCCATCCCAACAGCGAACCGAACGGTCCGGGCTGGCGAGTTCGTGTCGTGTCTAACAAATATCCCGCGGTGTGCAGCGGAATGCCAGCAGCGGATTCCACATTCGCAGCGTCATGTTTCCCAGGGCTGGGCATCCACGACGTCATCGTGGACACGCCGCGGCACGTGGCCAGTCTGACCGACATGGCAATCAGCGAGGTGACAGAGCTGCTCGACGTCTTTCGAGAGCGCCTCGCGCAACTTTCGAACGAGCCTTATCTGGAATACGCGCTCATCTTCAAGAACGTCGGCCCAACCGCCGGCGCTTCCTTGGAACACAGCCATTCGCAACTCCTGGCCATTCCGATGGTTCCCCCGTTATTCGGCAGCGAGCTGGAAGCGGCCCGACGCTGGTCCGAGCGCGAAGGCCAATGTTATTACTGTCAGCTTTTATCCCAGGAACAGGCTGGAGGCGACCGGATCGTTCTGCGGCACAGCGGCTTCACGGCCTTTTGTCCCTTCGTCAGCCGGTTTGCGTACGAAATATGGATTTTTCCCGACACTCACGCAGAACGCTTTGAAGCGATGACACCGGGTTCGCTTTCCAGCCTTGCAGAAACTATTCAAAGCGTGCTGAAGGCAATCGAGACTCGGCTAGGCAAACCCGGCTACAACGTGCTTCTCCACACAGCGCCGTTTCGCAAGAAGACCCCCTATTTTCATTGGCGAATCGAAATCCTGCCCAGTGTCAGTCGGGCAGCCGGATTTGAATGGGGCACAGGCATCCACATCAACCCCGTTTTTCCGGAAGAGGCGGCACAAACACTCCGGGGCAGTTGA
- a CDS encoding PmoA family protein has translation MRPFAKGCTDMAYVVFAKQLAGRALPLGRKRIIPAWMVAGPALVLGGVLTGFCWGQVKEPPSPENFPALQVVPEPYGQASFMFVPLRQELCRFHFGPGLQRPFLYPVNSPEGWPLTRMGHPHDPVTHSHHNSVWISHADVNGFDFWADRPQTQIVCSRVSEYNESAGDSLRAWLIAELEWRAEGQPILKERRLIEVKVPVDSSLAWRSPKEALAGGYFILIESRFTPVEKAVTFGDTPFGLIGVRMTKTIGVRDGGGRILNSDGLVNEKEVFRKPAKWVDYSGYITPDVAGGITLFDHPQNEGFPHPFHVRDDGWMGICLSFQRPVVIPPDGNFTVKYGLWCHRGVPDRQIIERQWESFTTWVGLEASKP, from the coding sequence ATGCGTCCCTTTGCAAAAGGGTGTACTGATATGGCCTACGTCGTCTTTGCGAAGCAGTTAGCGGGGCGAGCTTTGCCACTTGGGAGGAAAAGGATCATTCCGGCCTGGATGGTTGCAGGACCGGCGTTGGTTCTCGGCGGTGTTCTCACAGGCTTCTGTTGGGGCCAGGTGAAAGAACCGCCCTCGCCGGAAAATTTTCCCGCATTACAGGTTGTTCCGGAACCTTATGGACAAGCGAGTTTCATGTTCGTCCCACTTCGCCAGGAACTCTGCCGATTCCATTTCGGTCCCGGGCTTCAGCGGCCTTTTCTCTATCCGGTAAACTCCCCGGAGGGTTGGCCTTTGACCAGGATGGGACATCCTCATGACCCGGTGACTCACAGTCACCACAATTCGGTATGGATATCGCATGCCGACGTGAATGGCTTTGACTTTTGGGCAGACCGTCCTCAGACTCAGATCGTTTGCAGCCGGGTTAGCGAGTACAACGAAAGCGCCGGTGATTCCCTCAGAGCGTGGCTCATCGCAGAGCTTGAATGGCGGGCGGAGGGGCAGCCAATCCTCAAAGAACGCCGTCTTATTGAGGTCAAGGTACCTGTGGACAGCAGCTTGGCCTGGCGCTCACCCAAGGAGGCTCTTGCCGGGGGCTATTTCATCCTCATTGAATCTCGTTTCACCCCGGTTGAAAAGGCGGTGACGTTCGGCGACACGCCGTTTGGACTGATTGGCGTGCGGATGACCAAAACGATTGGAGTGCGCGATGGCGGTGGGCGCATTCTCAACAGTGACGGGCTCGTCAATGAGAAAGAGGTCTTCCGCAAGCCGGCGAAGTGGGTGGACTACAGCGGTTACATCACGCCAGACGTCGCAGGGGGGATCACCTTGTTTGACCATCCGCAAAACGAGGGTTTTCCGCACCCATTCCATGTCCGCGACGACGGTTGGATGGGAATCTGTTTGAGCTTTCAACGGCCGGTGGTGATCCCTCCCGACGGAAATTTTACCGTGAAGTACGGTTTGTGGTGTCACAGGGGTGTTCCTGACCGGCAAATAATCGAGCGGCAGTGGGAGTCCTTCACGACGTGGGTGGGGCTCGAAGCTAGCAAACCGTAG
- a CDS encoding dicarboxylate/amino acid:cation symporter — MSEVRNDGMSTSEVRRPSHHPAGMAIGLAVGLVLGLLVNLLSKNRDTFWLAPFFGWLTPGRIEWVTGHVVEPIGKVFLRLILCVVLPLVFSALVLAVVELKDIRKLGALGLRAIGFTLLFSACSVMIGLGLVHVFGPGYAISEQTRAEIQSHYRISERDGRPSSKSLSQVLLDLIPENPLQEAVGALDGSAKGNGMLALMVFALLVGCATVNVGSRTDGFVGVLEGLFAISMKIVDWAMRIAPLGVGCLMFAAMARLGMDLVVPLFGFLAVALAGLAVQTLGVYPAALRLCGIRPGRFFGAIRHVMLTAFGTSSSNATLPTALRAAEEDLGLSPQIARFVLTVGATGNQNGTALYEGVVILFLCQVFGVHLTLLQQASVMVFAILAGVGTAGVPAGSIPMIMAILAGIGVPPEGIGLILGFDRFLDMCRTVVNVTGDLTIAQCLDAWHKKQQTR, encoded by the coding sequence TTGAGCGAAGTTCGCAATGACGGGATGTCCACGAGTGAGGTCCGGCGACCATCTCATCATCCGGCCGGGATGGCAATCGGGCTTGCGGTTGGTCTGGTCCTTGGCCTGCTGGTGAATCTTTTGAGCAAGAACCGAGATACTTTCTGGCTGGCGCCATTTTTTGGGTGGTTGACGCCCGGGCGGATCGAATGGGTGACCGGACATGTGGTGGAACCGATCGGGAAGGTATTTTTGCGACTCATTTTGTGTGTCGTTTTGCCCCTGGTTTTTTCAGCGTTGGTGCTCGCCGTCGTTGAGCTTAAAGACATTCGTAAACTGGGTGCACTGGGACTGCGGGCCATAGGTTTCACGCTCTTATTCTCAGCATGTTCGGTGATGATTGGTCTTGGGCTGGTTCACGTGTTTGGACCGGGCTACGCGATCTCGGAACAAACGCGTGCAGAAATTCAGTCGCATTATCGGATCTCAGAGCGAGACGGTCGGCCATCGTCGAAGTCACTCTCGCAGGTTCTTCTCGATCTCATACCTGAAAATCCGCTTCAAGAGGCCGTGGGGGCATTGGACGGCTCCGCTAAAGGTAACGGAATGCTTGCCCTGATGGTGTTCGCGTTGCTTGTCGGCTGTGCCACCGTGAATGTGGGCAGCAGGACGGACGGGTTTGTCGGCGTTCTGGAGGGCCTTTTTGCCATCTCGATGAAAATTGTGGATTGGGCCATGCGGATCGCCCCGTTGGGCGTCGGGTGTCTCATGTTTGCAGCGATGGCGCGGTTGGGAATGGATTTGGTTGTTCCCCTTTTCGGATTTTTGGCTGTCGCCCTGGCGGGATTGGCGGTGCAGACCTTAGGTGTGTATCCCGCGGCTTTGCGTTTGTGCGGGATACGACCCGGGCGATTCTTCGGTGCGATCCGTCACGTGATGTTAACGGCCTTCGGAACGTCTTCTTCCAATGCGACGCTTCCGACCGCGCTGCGTGCTGCCGAAGAAGACCTTGGACTTTCCCCTCAAATTGCTCGATTTGTGCTGACAGTCGGCGCCACAGGCAATCAGAATGGAACGGCCTTGTACGAGGGGGTTGTGATCCTCTTTTTGTGCCAGGTCTTTGGAGTTCACCTCACCTTGCTCCAACAGGCAAGCGTTATGGTGTTCGCCATCCTGGCGGGGGTGGGGACGGCTGGCGTTCCTGCCGGATCTATCCCGATGATCATGGCCATTTTGGCAGGAATCGGAGTGCCGCCCGAGGGGATCGGTCTCATTCTGGGTTTTGATCGCTTCCTCGACATGTGCCGGACCGTCGTCAATGTGACCGGCGATCTTACGATCGCGCAGTGTTTAGACGCGTGGCATAAGAAGCAGCAGACCCGATGA
- a CDS encoding DUF6298 domain-containing protein, which produces MKNCIWQTITVIWFFVPGWVYAQPPISLHPENPHYFLWRGRPTVLIGSGEHYGAVLNLDFDYVRYLKTLARDGLNHTRTFSGTYREIPSSFGITDNPLAPKPLRYICPWARSDQPGYFDGGNKFDLRRWDDAYFQRLKDFMTMAQKCGVVVEFNLFCPFYNDELWAANPMNHRNNINGIGNCPREEVYTLKHKDLTEIQIAFVRKVITELKDFDNLYYEVCNEPYFGGVTMEWQWRIADVIAETEKSLGVHHLISMNIANGRAKVEKLHPAVKILNFHYCVPPDTVALNYHWNVAIGENETGFRGKDDLLYRTEGWDFILAGGALYSNLDYSFTPAHPEGDFLDYKSPGGGSPALRPQLAILKRFMESLPSVNMRPDTESVERVSPALTATCLSQPGKVYAIYLHVPLPNKPKNLRELEKHNVTAELAVRLPAGKYQATWLDTKTGVTAKVETFSTAGGSHTLQSPAFDNDVALRIDRLTE; this is translated from the coding sequence ATGAAAAACTGCATTTGGCAAACCATCACAGTCATCTGGTTCTTCGTGCCAGGGTGGGTGTATGCGCAGCCCCCCATCAGCCTGCATCCGGAGAATCCCCACTACTTTCTGTGGCGGGGTCGGCCGACCGTGCTTATCGGTTCCGGTGAACACTACGGTGCGGTGCTCAATCTTGATTTTGACTATGTCCGTTATCTGAAAACGCTTGCCCGCGACGGGCTTAATCACACACGGACCTTTTCCGGAACCTACCGTGAGATTCCCAGTTCTTTCGGGATTACTGACAATCCCCTCGCGCCCAAACCGCTGCGCTACATCTGTCCCTGGGCACGGAGCGACCAACCGGGTTACTTCGACGGGGGTAACAAATTCGATCTGCGACGCTGGGACGACGCTTATTTCCAGCGTCTCAAAGATTTTATGACAATGGCCCAAAAGTGCGGCGTGGTTGTTGAATTCAACCTGTTCTGCCCGTTCTACAACGATGAACTTTGGGCCGCGAATCCGATGAACCATCGAAATAACATCAATGGGATAGGCAATTGTCCCCGCGAGGAGGTGTACACGCTTAAACATAAAGATCTTACAGAAATTCAAATCGCGTTTGTGCGAAAGGTGATCACAGAACTAAAAGACTTCGATAACCTTTATTACGAAGTCTGCAACGAGCCCTATTTCGGCGGAGTCACGATGGAGTGGCAATGGAGGATCGCCGACGTCATTGCGGAGACTGAGAAAAGCCTTGGTGTGCACCATCTTATATCGATGAATATTGCTAATGGCCGGGCAAAAGTGGAAAAACTCCATCCCGCGGTCAAAATACTTAACTTCCATTACTGTGTGCCGCCAGATACCGTCGCACTGAATTACCACTGGAACGTTGCCATCGGCGAAAATGAGACAGGCTTCCGCGGAAAAGACGATCTCCTGTATCGGACCGAGGGCTGGGATTTCATCCTGGCCGGCGGGGCACTTTATAGCAATCTCGATTACTCCTTTACCCCCGCTCATCCGGAGGGCGACTTCCTGGACTACAAATCTCCGGGAGGTGGCAGCCCGGCGCTGCGGCCACAACTTGCTATCCTCAAGCGGTTTATGGAGTCCCTTCCTTCCGTTAACATGCGGCCGGATACGGAGTCCGTTGAACGTGTATCTCCCGCGTTGACCGCCACCTGCTTATCTCAACCGGGGAAGGTGTATGCCATCTATCTCCACGTGCCGCTTCCCAACAAACCCAAGAACCTTCGAGAACTGGAAAAACACAATGTCACTGCGGAACTTGCGGTCCGCTTACCCGCTGGAAAATATCAGGCGACGTGGCTTGACACCAAAACCGGCGTAACGGCCAAAGTGGAGACATTCTCGACGGCCGGAGGCTCTCACACCCTCCAATCGCCAGCCTTTGATAACGACGTCGCGCTCCGCATTGATCGCCTGACGGAATAG
- a CDS encoding Gfo/Idh/MocA family protein, translated as MKRTLSRRDCLKLTATISTGTLILPSRLAFGYEANEKVNVAVIAVGGRGGANLQGVAGENVVALCDVDRRPLEAAARRFPQAHIYTDYRELLDKEKTLDAVVVSTPDHMHAPICLRAMKQGLHCYCEKPLTRTVFEAYEMARVAAEKKLVTHMGTPGRGSAGTVRLVEIIRSGAIGDVTEVHYWTNRPIWPQGFDRPQGEDPVPNYLDWNSWLGVAPARPYKEKWPEGHPVYKLPPQRLHSGWVYHPFVWRGWWDFGTGALGDIAPHMWHSAYWGLELDAPESVEIVETSGPMTEMFPLATILRFNFPAKGNRPAVKLYWYDGGKTPPADLLGVKEVPEGGSLIVGTKGMIGVGHKSEQDFPDVPQTLRRYGDMYSEWIAGIKTGDPERPSCPFSYAGPLTMAYLLGNIALKVGSRIEWDAKNQRITSPAEANQWLKPEYRQGWEV; from the coding sequence ATGAAGCGCACCCTCTCACGCCGAGATTGTCTCAAGCTCACCGCAACCATTTCCACGGGGACTCTCATCCTTCCTTCTCGCTTAGCGTTCGGTTATGAAGCCAACGAGAAAGTCAACGTCGCCGTTATCGCGGTAGGCGGTCGTGGTGGTGCGAATCTACAGGGTGTCGCCGGTGAAAACGTGGTCGCCCTTTGTGACGTGGACCGGCGGCCTTTGGAAGCCGCGGCGCGACGGTTCCCCCAGGCTCACATCTACACCGATTACCGCGAACTCCTGGATAAGGAGAAAACGCTGGACGCCGTGGTTGTCAGCACGCCAGACCACATGCACGCTCCCATTTGTTTGCGAGCGATGAAGCAGGGGCTTCACTGCTACTGCGAAAAACCCCTCACGCGAACAGTCTTTGAAGCCTACGAGATGGCCCGAGTGGCAGCCGAGAAAAAGCTCGTGACCCACATGGGAACTCCTGGCCGGGGCAGTGCGGGTACCGTTCGGCTCGTGGAAATCATTCGCAGTGGTGCCATCGGTGATGTGACGGAGGTGCACTACTGGACGAACCGCCCAATCTGGCCACAGGGCTTCGATCGTCCGCAGGGCGAGGATCCCGTCCCGAACTATCTGGATTGGAACAGCTGGCTTGGGGTTGCCCCGGCGCGCCCGTACAAAGAAAAATGGCCCGAGGGCCATCCTGTCTACAAACTCCCACCGCAACGACTGCACTCTGGCTGGGTGTACCATCCATTCGTGTGGCGTGGCTGGTGGGATTTTGGAACGGGTGCCCTGGGTGATATCGCCCCACACATGTGGCACTCCGCGTATTGGGGACTGGAACTTGACGCGCCAGAGAGTGTCGAGATCGTGGAGACCTCGGGCCCGATGACGGAGATGTTCCCTCTGGCGACGATCCTGCGATTCAACTTTCCGGCGAAGGGCAACCGACCGGCAGTCAAGTTGTACTGGTACGATGGCGGTAAAACGCCTCCCGCCGACCTTCTCGGCGTCAAAGAGGTACCTGAAGGTGGCTCACTGATCGTGGGCACCAAGGGAATGATCGGTGTGGGACATAAGTCCGAGCAAGATTTTCCTGATGTTCCGCAAACATTACGACGCTATGGCGACATGTACAGCGAGTGGATCGCGGGTATCAAAACCGGTGATCCGGAACGTCCAAGCTGTCCGTTCAGTTACGCCGGTCCGCTGACCATGGCGTATTTGCTCGGGAATATTGCCCTCAAGGTCGGCAGCCGTATCGAATGGGATGCCAAAAATCAGCGAATAACCAGTCCAGCGGAAGCAAACCAATGGCTCAAGCCTGAATACCGACAAGGTTGGGAAGTCTGA